In Balearica regulorum gibbericeps isolate bBalReg1 chromosome 26, bBalReg1.pri, whole genome shotgun sequence, one genomic interval encodes:
- the LSM4 gene encoding U6 snRNA-associated Sm-like protein LSm4 isoform X2, which translates to MARSSGRRAAPGPGGPVVYSSKAGTRKQGSLAPSLPASRAKEQPGRSKDGDKFWRMPECYIRGSTIKYLRIPDEIIDMVKEEVVSKGRGRGGMQQQKQQKGRGVGGAGRGVFGGRGRGIPGSGRGQQEKKPGRQSAKQ; encoded by the exons ATGGCACGGAGCAGCGGCAGACGGGCAGCCCCGGGCCCGGGGGGGCCGGTTGTTTACTCCAGTAAGGCCGGAACGAGGAAGCAGGGaagcctggctccatccctTCCTGCATCCCGAGCCAAGGAGCAGCCAGGCAGATCCAAG GATGGAGACAAGTTCTGGAGGATGCCGGAGTGCTACATTCGTGGCAGCACAATTAAATACCTGCGTATCCCTGATGAAATAATTGACATGGTGAAAGAAGAGGTGGTGTCCAAAGGCAGAGGCCGTGGCGGGATGCAACAGCAGAAGCAACAGAAGGGCCGTGGTGTTGGAGGTGCTGGACGAG GTGTGTTTGGTGGCCGTGGCCGAGGAATACCAGGCAGCGGAAGAggccagcaggaaaaaaagccaggcAGACAATCGGCAAAGCAATGA
- the PGPEP1 gene encoding pyroglutamyl-peptidase 1 isoform X2 — MEKPRRAVVVTGFGPFGEHAVNASWIAVQELEKLGLRDDVDLHVYEVPVEYQTVQRLIPALWKKHSPQLVVHVGVSGSQCCVEGGPECIDSIIDMDTVCKRVSALGLDVTVTISKDAGRYLCDFTYYTSLYQSRGRSAFVHVPPLGKPYTAEQLGRALQAIIEEMLDVLEHSEDKINCQHEH, encoded by the exons ATGGAGAAGCCGCGGCGGGCGGTGGTGGTGACGG GGTTTGGTCCGTTTGGAGAGCACGCTGTTAACGCCAGTTGGATTGCGGTTCAG GAGTTGGAGAAGCTAGGACTGCGAGATGACGTGGATCTGCACGTCTATGAAGTCCCAGTTGAATACCAGACAGTGCAAAGGCTCATTCCTGCATTGTGGAAAAAGCACAGTCCGCAA CTGGTGGTTCATGTAGGTGTTTCGG GCTCTCAGTGTTGCGTAGAAGGTGGCCCAGAATGCATCGATTCCATTATTGACATGGACACGGTTTGCAAGAGAGTCTCAGCGCTGGGGCTGGATGTCACGGTCACTATATCTAAGGATGCTGGCAG ATACCTCTGTGACTTCACTTACTACACTTCCTTATACCAGAGCCGCGGGAGGTCGGCTTTTGTTCATGTGCCTCCGCTGGGAAAACCATATACCGCAGAACAGCTGGGTCGGGCACTACAGGCCATAATAGAAGAAATGCTTGATGTTTTGGAGCATTCCGAAGACAAAATCAATTGTCAGCATGAACACTGA
- the JUND gene encoding transcription factor JunD, with protein METPFYHDDVLSGLGSGFAPSSGSSGLLLPFPGGSMMKKDALGMALPEQVAAALKAPGAASGEAAGLLGSAELGLLKLASPELERLIIQSNGLVTTTPTSGQFLYPKAAASEEQEFAEGFVKALEDLHKQNQLGGGAAGSGGGGGGGGGGGGGGGGGSGAGELPAAGLAPEPPVYANLSSYPAVSYAADPGPFAAPPPRLPPPPPPPPLKDEPQIVPEVPSFGESPPLSPIDMDTQERIKAERKRLRNRIAASKCRKRKLERISRLEEKVKSLKSQNTELASTASLLREQVAQLKQKVLSHVNSGCQLLPQHQHQVPAY; from the coding sequence atggaaaCACCCTTCTACCATGATGATGTGTTGAGCGGCCTCGGCAGCGGCTTCGCCCCGTCCTCCGGTAGCAGcgggctcctcctgcccttccccgGCGGCAGTATGATGAAGAAGGACGCGCTTGGGATGGCGTTACCGGAGCAGGTGGCGGCGGCTTTGAAAGCACCGGGTGCGGCGAGCGGTGAAGCGGCGGGTTTGCTGGGTTCGGCCGAGCTGGGTCTGCTGAAACTGGCGTCCCCCGAACTGGAGCGGCTCATCATCCAGTCCAACGGGCTGGTGACCACCACACCGACCAGCGGGCAGTTCCTCTACCCCAAAGCGGCCGCCTCCGAGGAGCAGGAGTTCGCCGAGGGTTTCGTTAAAGCGCTGGAGGACTTGCACAAGCAGAACCAGctgggcggcggcgcggcggggagcggcggcggaggaggaggaggcggcggcggtggcggcggcggtggAGGAGGCAGCGGAGCGGGCGAGTTGCCCGCCGCCGGCCTGGCCCCGGAGCCGCCGGTGTACGCCAACCTCAGCAGCTACCCGGCGGTGAGCTACGCCGCCGATCCCGGCCCCTTCGCGGCGCCCCCTCCgcggctccccccgccgcctcctccaCCGCCGTTAAAGGACGAACCTCAAATCGTCCCGGAGGTGCCGAGTTTCGGGGAGAGCCCGCCGCTTTCCCCCATCGACATGGACACGCAGGAGCGTATCAAGGCGGAACGAAAGCGGCTGAGGAACCGAATCGCCGCTTCCAAGTGCCGCAAGAGGAAGCTGGAGCGGATCTCCCgcctggaggagaaggtgaaGAGCCTTAAGAGCCAGAACACGGAGCTGGCCTCCACCGCCAGCCTGCTCCGGGAGCAGGTCGCCCAGCTCAAGCAGAAGGTCCTCAGCCACGTCAACAGcggctgccagctcctgccccagcaccagcaccaggtGCCGGCTTACTGA
- the PGPEP1 gene encoding pyroglutamyl-peptidase 1 isoform X1 yields MEKPRRAVVVTGFGPFGEHAVNASWIAVQELEKLGLRDDVDLHVYEVPVEYQTVQRLIPALWKKHSPQLVVHVGVSGMATTVTLEKCGHNVGYKGLDNCRFCPGSQCCVEGGPECIDSIIDMDTVCKRVSALGLDVTVTISKDAGRYLCDFTYYTSLYQSRGRSAFVHVPPLGKPYTAEQLGRALQAIIEEMLDVLEHSEDKINCQHEH; encoded by the exons ATGGAGAAGCCGCGGCGGGCGGTGGTGGTGACGG GGTTTGGTCCGTTTGGAGAGCACGCTGTTAACGCCAGTTGGATTGCGGTTCAG GAGTTGGAGAAGCTAGGACTGCGAGATGACGTGGATCTGCACGTCTATGAAGTCCCAGTTGAATACCAGACAGTGCAAAGGCTCATTCCTGCATTGTGGAAAAAGCACAGTCCGCAA CTGGTGGTTCATGTAGGTGTTTCGGGTATGGCTACGACTGTAACTCTGGAGAAGTGTGGCCATAACGTAGGTTATAAAGGTTTAGACAACTGCCGTTTCTGCCCAGGCTCTCAGTGTTGCGTAGAAGGTGGCCCAGAATGCATCGATTCCATTATTGACATGGACACGGTTTGCAAGAGAGTCTCAGCGCTGGGGCTGGATGTCACGGTCACTATATCTAAGGATGCTGGCAG ATACCTCTGTGACTTCACTTACTACACTTCCTTATACCAGAGCCGCGGGAGGTCGGCTTTTGTTCATGTGCCTCCGCTGGGAAAACCATATACCGCAGAACAGCTGGGTCGGGCACTACAGGCCATAATAGAAGAAATGCTTGATGTTTTGGAGCATTCCGAAGACAAAATCAATTGTCAGCATGAACACTGA
- the LSM4 gene encoding U6 snRNA-associated Sm-like protein LSm4 isoform X1, translating into MLPLSLLKTAQNHPMLVELKNGETYNGHLVSCDNWMNINLREVICTSRDGDKFWRMPECYIRGSTIKYLRIPDEIIDMVKEEVVSKGRGRGGMQQQKQQKGRGVGGAGRGVFGGRGRGIPGSGRGQQEKKPGRQSAKQ; encoded by the exons ATG CTGCCCCTGTCCCTGCTGAAAACGGCGCAGAACCACCCCATG CTGGTGGAGCTAAAGAACGGGGAGACGTACAACGGGCACCTGGTGAGCTGTGACAACTGGATGAACATCAACCTACGGGAGGTCATCTGCACATCCCGG GATGGAGACAAGTTCTGGAGGATGCCGGAGTGCTACATTCGTGGCAGCACAATTAAATACCTGCGTATCCCTGATGAAATAATTGACATGGTGAAAGAAGAGGTGGTGTCCAAAGGCAGAGGCCGTGGCGGGATGCAACAGCAGAAGCAACAGAAGGGCCGTGGTGTTGGAGGTGCTGGACGAG GTGTGTTTGGTGGCCGTGGCCGAGGAATACCAGGCAGCGGAAGAggccagcaggaaaaaaagccaggcAGACAATCGGCAAAGCAATGA